CGACCTGAACTTCACGCGCGCCGCACTCAAACACTTGGTCTGCCACGAGGTCTTCCCCGGACACTCCACCCAGCTGCTCTATACCCGCGACAAGGCCGCCAGCGGCGAATGCAGCGCCGACGTCCTGCTGTGCACCACGAACGCCGTCACTGGCTGCGTGCAGGAAGGCATCGGCGACCAGGGCGTGGACCTGCTCGACTGGACCGAAGACGAGGACGACGCCGTTCATGTCCTGCTGCGCCGCATCCGCAGCGCCAGCGCCACGAGTGCAGCCTGGTACCAGATGGGTGAAGGCTGGAGCGAGGACCGGGTGCACACCTACCTGGAACGGACCTCCTTCGGACAGAAGCCCTGGATCGAGGGCCGGATCCGTTTTGCCAGCTACAGCTTCCGCGGACCGTTCATCGCGTCATACTGGTTCGGCAACGAGGCGGTCCGTGAAGTCCGTGAGCGCGTCACGGCTGAGCAGTGGCCGGAATTCATCTCGTTCCTGTATGGCCAGATGCACTCACCGCGCAGCATCGGTCAGTTCGGATCCTGAACCATGAGCGACCCCATCCAATGAGCGAAAACGTCCAGAGTGTCGAGCGGGCCCTCGACATCATCAACACCATCGTGGCCGCCAACCGTTCCCTGAGCATCGCGGAACTGTCGCAGAACATGGGCCTGGCGCCCAGCACCATCCACCGTATCCTGCAGACCCTCACCGCCAAGAACTACGTCTACCAGGACCCGCAGAGCAAACGCTACGACATCGGCCCGGAGATCGTCGACATCAGCAGCGCCCTCTACCTGCGCTACGACCTCGTCCGGCGGATCCGGCCGTACCTGCAGATGCTGGTCGAACTGACCGGGGAAACGGCGCACGTCGCCCAGCTGAACGGCACCACCGCCATGTACCTCAGTCAGGTTGAACCGCTCAGCATGGTCCGGATGTTCACGACGCCGGGCAGCATCGCGCCGCTGCACTGCAGCGACGTCGGCAAGGTCTTCCTCGCGGACCTGCCCGCCGCGCGGGTCGAGGAGATCGTCCGCAAGACCGGCCTGCCGGTCCGGACGCCGCACACCATCACGGACCCCGTCGGCCTGACGGCAGAACTGCAGCGCGTCCGCGCGGACGGCTACGCCATCGACGACGAGGAGCGCGAGATGGGCGTCCGCTGCCTGTCAGCCGGGATCCTGAACGGCGCCGGGAAGGTCATCGCCGCCATCGGGGTGGCCGGACCCACCAACCGGCTCAGCCGGTCAAGGATCGACGAGGTGAGTGCCGCCGTGGTGAGCATGGCCGACCGCAGCGCCAACGACCTCATCCGGCAGCCCGCCGTGCCGGATCACGTGGAACGCTGAACGACCCGGGGAGGAACAGCATGACGCAGCCCGACGCCCGACTGGAGATCACACCGGACGAATACCGGCAGAGGCGCGAACGTCTCTGCCTGCTCCTGCAGGCCCAGGGCCTGGACGCCGTCTGCGTGTTCGCGCCGGTCCGGGTCGCGTACCTGAGCGGCTTCTTCTTCTCGGCGACGGAACGACCGATCGCGCTGATCGTGACCGCCTCGGGCGAGGTGGCCGCCCTGCTGCCCCGGCTGGAGGTGTCACACTACGAGCTTCAGGGCCCCGGCGGCACCCTGCTGGAGGTCTACGCCGAGTACCCGGGCGGCGGCAGCGGCAGACACCCCATGCGGCACCTGCAGGACCTCCTGACCCGGCTCGGCCTGCAGGACCGGCGTGTCGCGGCCGACGTGGACGGCTACGAGCACCGCTGGGGGTACCGTGGACCGGCGCTCAGCGAGGTGCTCGGGCGGCCCGTCCCGTCCGCGCTGGCCCTGATCGACGATCTGCGCGCCGTGAAGAGCAGCGCCGAGATCGCCCTGATGCGGGAAGCCTGCCGCTGGGGCGACCACGCCCACCGGCTGATGCAGGACGGCCTGCACGTCGGCGCGCAGGAGCTGCTCGTGTCCCACGCGGCGAGCCTCCAGGCGACCGAGGACCTGCTCGGCACGCTCGGAGGGCGGTACGTGCCGAAATCACGCGAGGGGATGCCCGCCAACGCCATGTTCATCCGCGGCGCGAACACCGCGCACCCGCACGGTCTTCATCAGGCCGGGCCCGTCCAGAGAGGCGACGTCCTCGTCACCGGCGCGTACGGCATCATCGGCGGGTACGAGTCGGAACTGGAACGCACCATGATCGTGGGCGACCCTGGCCCCGACGTCGCCCGCTACTTCGGCGCGATGCTGACGGCGCAGCAGGTGGCCTTCGGGGCCCTCCGGCCCGGCCGGACCTGCGCGGAGGTCGAGGCGGACGTCCGGAGGTTCATCCGGGACGAGTTGGGCATGGACGGCCTCGTCCGCCACCACACTGGCCACGCGTTCGGCCTCGAAGGACATGAGCACCCGTTCCTGGACCTCGACGACCACAGCGTCATCGTGCCGGGCATGGTCTTCTCGGTCGAACCTGGACTGTACGTCCCGGACGTGGCCGGGTTCCGCCACTCCGATACCGTGGTCGTCACGGCGACCGGAAACGAGCGCCTCAGCCTCTACCCGCGTGACCTGGCATCACTCACCGTTCCGGTCCCCGGCTGACCGTCCCGCCTCCCGCACCGCGCTCCCCGGCTCGGCAGGCGTCAGCCTCGTCCTGTTGCGTCCAGCCTGTTTCGCGGCGTAGAGGGCCGTGTCGGCATGCCGCACGGCGTCCGCTCCCGTGACGGCATCGACGAGGACGCCGCCGACGCTGACCGTCACCGCGCCGGCCGGATCGTGGCGGCCAAGCGCGACGGCGAGGCGCAGGCGTTCGGCGACCGTGCTCAGCTGGGTGTGGCCCGCGCCCTTCAGGATGACGGCGAACTCCTCCCCGCCGTAGCGGTACGCGCGGTCACCGGGTCTCAGCGCGCCGCGGATGGCGACCGCCACATCGCGGAGCACCTCGTCGCCCGTCTGGTGGCCGAAGGTGTCGTTGATCCGCTTGAAGTGATCGATGTCGATCATCAGGAGGCCGTCGTCGTCCGCGAGGAATGGGAGGTCCCGGTCGAACTGCCGCCGGTTGCTCAGGCCGGTCAGGGCGTCCGTCACGCTGAGCCGTTCGTAATGGCCCTTGATGGACTGTACCTCGTCCAGCCGGACCATCAGCGCGCTCGTGACCTGACGCGCCTCCTGCGCCTGCAGCTGAGCGGCTTCGGTCACGCGGTGCAGTTCCAGACGGCTGACGAGTGTGACCCGCTCGTGCTGGTACTGCTTCAGCAGGGTCTCCAGCAGGGTCCGCATGCTGCGGTACGCCTGGGCATGGTCGCCCAGTCCGGCGTGAATGGACGCCGTGAGGTCAAGGAGATGCAGGCGCGCGTCCCCGCGCAGGGCGTCCTCGTCCTGCAGGCGACCCAGCCAGATCATCGCCTGCCCGGGATCGCCGAGCTGCAGTTCAAGTCGGGCGGCCGTCAACCAGAGCATGTGCAGCGCCTCACCCATGAACTCGGAGCGTTCGTCCAAGCGCGCCAGCGCGGCGTTCAGCAGCTGACGGGCCTGCCCGTACCGACCCGCGTGCGTCGCCTGAGCGATCTGCAGGTTGACGCACCAGGGCCACAGCATCATCGCGTGCGCGTCCAGGATCAGCGCCTCGGCCAGATCGACGAGTGGAGCGGCCAGCGCGAACTCCCCCTGGTGGTGATGCACCCCGGCCATGTTCGCCGTGATCAGCCCCCGGATGGCCGTCATGGCCGGGCTGCCGTCCGTGACCAGGTCAGCGGCCTGCCGGTAGTAGTCGTAGGCGCTGGAGGCAGAATTCCACGCCATGATCGCGCCCAGGTCATTGAGGGCCAGCGCCTGAAGTTCAGCGTCCTGCAGCCGCTGCCCCAGGCTCAGTTGTTCCTGCAGCAGCGTCACGCAGCGCGCGATGTCCCCGGAAATGTACAGCAGCACGGCGTGGAGGTTCAGCAGGCGACCGTGCCACACGGTCTGCCCGTCGCCCGACAGCGCCTCCTCTGCCTGCCGGACCATCGACAACGCCTGCCGGATCTGCCCGCGCCGCCACTCCAGAAAGGCCTCGACGGCCAGCACCTGCACCGACGTGGCGTCGGCGTGCGGCACGGAGCGGAGCCACGCATGCACGGCAGCCGGAGCGGAAAAACGCAGGTCCCAGGCCTGCTGCGCGTCGGCGACCGTGACGTTCATGTCACGATGATCGGCCATGGCGTCTTGCAGACCTCTGACTCGGACCGGTCACGCCGTGCAGTCCAGTCACCGTCAGGGCGCCCAGTCACTGTCAGTGCGCAGTCCGGCGTGCGGGCATCAGGTGCAGGATCAGCACGATCAGTCCACCGACCGCGGCGCCCACCACGGCAGAGCCGAGCGTCTCGACCAGCCATTCGAGCACGCCTTCCAGAGCGGGGACGGCGTGACCGGCCGCGAGGGACCATCCGTGCAGCAGGTGCGCCGGGCCGGTCACGCCCAGCTTGTTCAGACCGTCGATCAGGATGTGCCCGCCGACCCACAGCATGGCGGCCGTGCCGATCACGGACAGGGCCGACATCACGACCGGCATGCCTTTCACGAGGCCCCGCCCGAAGGCGCGCGCGGCGCCGGAACCGCTGCGGGCGAGGCGCAGACCGAGGTCGTCCATCTTCACGATGACGCCCACCACGCCGTACACCAGGGCCGTGATGAGGACCGCGACGACCACCAGGATCAAGGCGCGGGAGAAGAACGGCTCGTCCGCGACTTCGGCCAGCGAGATCGCCATGATCTCCGCCGAGAGGATGAAGTCCGTCCGGATGGCACCCGACACCATCTTGCGCTCGTGCTCGGCGCTGCTGAGCACTTCAGGGTCCCGCGATTCCTCGTGCCCGCCGCTCAGGGCCTCGTACACCTTCTCGGCACCCTCGAAGCACAGGTACGCGCCGCCCACCATCAGGAGCGGCGTCAGCGACCACGGCAGGAACTGACTGAGCAGCAGCGCGGCCGGGAGGATGAACACGACCTTGTTGCGCAGGGAGCCGCGCGCGATCTGCAGGATGATCGGCAGTTCCCGGTCGGGCGAGAACCCCGTGACGTACGTGGGCGCGACGGCCGTGTCGTCCACGACCACCCCGATGGCCTTGACGCTGGCCTTCCCGGCCGCGGCACCGATGTCGTCGATGGACGCGGCCGCGAGGCGGGCGATGGCCGCCACATCGTCGAGCAGGGCGACGAGGCCGCCGCTCACGCGGCACCCCGAAAGGAAAAGCTGGTCTGGTGGTGGGCGGGATCAAGGGCAGGCATCTGCGGTCCAGCGTACCAACCCGGCCGCTGCGGGTTCACCTGAGCGTCAAGAGCATTCCTTGAGGTCGCCGGGAAGGTCGGCAGGCGGGACGCCCCGGGGGCGCGGAGCGCGGCCGAAGCGAAGTGAGGTCATGGGCCACGGAGCCGAGTCACCGGGAGGTGGGCAGAGGGACTGAAGGCCAAGCGGTCCGGTCCTGAGCGTCCAGCGAAGTCCCCACCGCTAACGCCGAACACCTTCTGTGCTGGGCCAGGAATCCTCACCCGTCAGAGTGATAAATGTCCCGGTCATCATAAAGGAATGTGGGCTGAGATCATAAATCTGCGGCACTATTGCGGGGAATGCGGCAATTGACCGGTCTGCCTGGGTCTATCTTGATTCACGGAGGAACACAAATGAATAAAAGACTTCTTCTCTTGCTCACACTGAGCATTTCCAGCGCTTCGGCGGCCAGTTACGTCAGCAGCAACGCCTCGACCAAAACGGCCACCATCACGGTCGACGCCGGGCAGGGCGCTGCGGGCGGCGGGCTGAACTTCAACGGTGCCGTCAAGGGTGCCAAGAGCTTCACCGTTCCGGCCGGCTGGAACGTCGTCATGAAGTTCAAGAACATGGGCAGCTTCGGCCACAGTGCCACCGTGGTGAAAGGCAGCACCCCGCCCGCCAGCGTGACCGAGAAGACGGTGGCGTTCCCCGGCGCCTACACCAAGATGCTGATGCAGGGGCTGGGCATGAACGCGGCCGACACGGTCAAGTTCAAGGCGACCACCGCCGGCAGCTACCTGATCATCTGCGGCGTTCCGGGCCACGCGCTCGGCGGGCAGTACCTCGGTCTGAAGGTCGTGGCAGGGGCGAAGGCAGCCACCTACCAGTAATCGACGGGCCGGACCGCGGGTGACGCTCCGGGTTTTCCGCTGGTCCCCCGCGGTGCTCTCCACACTGCCTGCGGAGCAGTGCCCGGGAGGCCTCGTGGACCGGCAGGTATGCAGAAGGGACGGTACATGAGTACCGTCCCTTCTGCATGTCTCCCGCAGTTTTCTCGCTCCGTCGTCGCGGTCACCGATGGACCGGAATCCGGGTCAGTTCAGGGGCCGGGTGGTGGCGGGCAGCGTTCCACCGGCGATGAGTTCGGCGGCGGCGTCCTGCAGGGCCGTCAGGGCGACACGCTGGGTGAAGGGACCGGTCGAGAGCCGGGCGACGCCCAGGGTCTGCAGTTCGCGGGCAGCGAGGCTGGCGCCGGGAACGCTGATCAGGGTGAGTTTCTGCGGTCCGAGGGCGTCGCTGACCTCCTGAATCTCGCCGCGGGCCACCAGTCCGGGCACGAAGACGACGGGCGCGCCCGCTTCGAGGAAGGCGAGGCCGCGGGTGATCGCTTCGCGGATGACCTCGGAGCGGGACTGGTCCGGTCGGGCGTGCGCCACGGCGTCGGTACGGGCGTTGAGCACGAAGTCCACGCCGGCCGCGCGGCCCGCTTCCATGACGGCCTGTACGGCCGCGACGGCCTCACCGAGGGGCCGCATGCCGTCCTCGAGGTTCCCGCCGACCACGCCGATCTCGATGGCGCGGCGGGCGGTTTCGCCGGGGTTCCCGTACCCGGCTTCCATGTCCATGGAGACCGGGAGGGACACGGCCTGCACGATGCGGCGCACCATGTCGAGGTGCAGGTCGAGGGGGATGCGTTCCCCGTCGGGGTAGCCGAAGGTCGAGGCGATGGAGTGGCTGGCCGTGGCGAGCGCCTGCACGCCGGGCGTGGCGGCGATCACCTGGGCGGACACGACGTCCCAGACGTTCGGGAGGACGAGGATGTCCGGCTGGGTGTGGAGGTCGAGGAGACGGCGGGCCTGGTCTGCGGTGGTGGGGGTCATCATGCACTCCTGGGGGTGGGCACGTGCAGTGCCGTGAGGGCGCGTTCGGTGAGGTCGTGAAACCGTTGCGGGCTGCGGGCGGCGCGGGCCATCAGCATGGCCCCTTCGACGGTGGCGAGGAAGGTCTGGGCGGCGTCGGCGGCCGACCCGGGGAACTGGAGTTCGCCCTGGCGCTGGCCGTCCTCGAAAGTGCGGGTCAGCCACTGCTCGCTGCCGGTGAAGAAGGCGGCGAGCTCCTGCGTGACGGGGGCGGGCAGCACGCAGTCCTCAGCGATCAGCTGGGTGCACAGGCAGATGCGGCCGTCGTCGTGGATCACGGTCCGGTAGGACGTAAGGTAGCGGTGCAGGCGGTCCAGGGCGGAGGGGACGGTGGCGGTCAGCTGGTCGAGGAGGGTCTGCGCTTCGGTGCGGTACCGCAGCACCAGAGCGGCGCCGAGGTCGGTCTTGCTGGGGAAGTGGTGATGGACGCTGGCGTTGCGGATGCCGAGGGCGGTGCTGATGTCGCGGTACGCGACGCTGGAGTATCCGCGCTGCTGCATGAGGCGTTGCGCCTCGTCAAGGATGCGGTCGCGGGTGGTGGGGTGACCAGTCACGCCATAGACTATCTACCTGTAGGTAGGGAGTTGTCAAGCGCACGCCCCGGAACCCTGCCCGGAGCGCGACAAGATCAGGCCCGCACGAGCAGCAGGCCGGTCACCACGGCATACAGCGCGAACGCCAGCAGCACCATGCCCGACCCCACGTTGACCGCGCGCAACGCACGGCTGGACAGCCGGTGACGGACCACGGACACCACACCGCTCAGCAGCGCCCACCACGACGCCGAACCCAGGAAAAACCCGAGGACCAGCACCGCCCCTGCCCGGCCGTCCCCGGCGATTCCCGCACTGGCGACGACGGCGACAAACGAAAGGATCGTCAGTGGACTCGTCAGGGTCAGCAGGAACGTCGAGGCATACAGCGAGAGCGGACCCTGCGGCCGGACCGCCGCGGCCGAAGCGGCGGTCCGGGTCCGCAGTGCGGTCACCGCGAACACCAGCAGCAGCAGGCCGCCGAACAGACGAATCCAGGCCTGCTGCGCGATCAGCTTGTGCGTCACGAGCGTGGCACCCGACACGGCGAGCAGACCGTACACGGCGTCGGCCGTCGCGGTGCCCAGCCCGGCCAGCATGCCCGCCCACCAGCCGGACGCGAGCGTGCGCTGAATGCACAGCACGCCGAGCGGACCGACCGGAGCGGCAACGGCGAACCCCAGCAGCATCCCGTGAAGCAGCGTCCCCATCCCCCGCAGTCTGACATGGTACTGATCCGGTGCCGGGGAGGCCGGAACCCGCACCGGCCTCCCCTCCGTCTCCTCCGAACCGGACGTGTCGCTGCTCGCCTCGCCCAGCTGACCTTCAGAAGTTCAGGTCAGTCTGGTGTGACGCAGCCGTCCCGTGAACGGCAATCTCGCGCTACCGCTGCACGCCGATCTCGACCTGCGCGACCGTCAGGGTGGCCCCGTCGGCCGCCACGATCCTCACCGTGTGCCCGGCGGGCGTGTCAGGACCGCTGACGGTCCACACGCCGTCCCCGACCCTGGCGCGCCCTTGCCCGTTCACGATGGCGTCCGTCAGGACGACGGTCCGGCCGATCAACCGTGACGCGCCCAGATTCAACCGGTCCGACTCGGCGCTGCGCGGCAGACGCCCCAGCACCCGGCGTCCCAGGAAGATGCTGACGACGCTCAGCAGCGCGAACGCGATCAGCTGGACCGGCACGCCGAGCGGCAGCAGCAGCACCAGGAACCCGACCAGCAGCGCCGCCAGCCCCAGCCACACGAAGAACACGCCCGGCAGCAGGACTTCCACCGTCAGCAGGACGGCACCCAGCGCCAACCAGTGCCAGGGGGCCAGGTGCGTCAGGCTCGGCCAGTCCACGTCAGGTCTTCTTGCCGAAGGCCGCGCCGGCAATCTCCGCGATGCCCTGAATGCTGCCCAGCACGCCCACCGACTCCAGCGGCAGGATCAGCGTCTTCTGGTTCGGGCTGGTCGCGAGCTGCCCGAGCGCCTCGATGTACTTCTGCGCCACGAAGTAGTTGATGGCCTGCACGCTGCCGGACGCGATGGCCTCACTGACCATCCGGGTCGCGGCCGCTTCCGCCTGCGCCTGCCGTTCCCTGGCTTCCGACGACAGGAACGCCGCCTGCCTCGCCCCCTCGGCGCTCAGGATCTCCGCCTGCTTCTGCCCTTCGGCCTTCAGGATCGCAGCCTGCCGCAGGCCCTCCGCTTCGAGGATCACGGCCCGCTTGTCGCGTTCGGCCTTCATCTGCCGGCCCATGCTGGCCACCAGATCGGCAGGCGGTTTGATGTCCTTGATCTCGATGCGGGTGATCTTGACCCCCCACGGTTCGGTGGCCTCGTCCACGACGCGCAGGAGGCGGGTGTTGATCGAGTCCCGCTGGGAGAGCAGTTCGTCGAGGTCCATGCTGCCCATCACGGTCCGGATGTTCGTCATGGTGAGGTTCAGCATCGCCTGGTTGAGGTTCCCGACCTCGTAACTGGCGCGCGCGGCGTCGAGGATCTGGTAGAACATCACGCCGTCGACGGTGACCTGGGCGTTGTCTTTGGTGATGATCTCCTGCGACTGCACGTCCAGCACCTGCTCCATGATGTTGACGCGCCGACCGATGCGGTCGACGTACGGCAGGATGAGGTTCAGGCCAGGGTTGAGGGTGCGCTGGTACTTCCCGAAGCGTTCCTGCGTCCACTGGTAGCCCTGCGGCACGCTTTTGATCCCGGCGGCCAGCGTCACGATGACGAGCAGCAGCAGCAGACCGGCGAAAATGGCGAATCCCATGATGACCTCTCGGGGCGGTGCAGGCCGGGACAGGCCTGGAGGGTGCGGGCGTTCACGGTGAAGGCTTGCGTCCAGTGTGCGCCTTTCGGTGGGGGGGCATTGCGGCAGGCGGCAGATTCCGGACGTGGATGGGCTGCAGCAGGCTCCGGGCCACCCCTGCACCTTTCGTCGGACGCCCTCGGCAGGCAGGGACGCTATCACGTGGGCGGCAGGGCCCCCTGCGGGGTCGGCGCTGCACGGGAGGAAGACATGAGGAAGGCTGGAACAGGCGGCGACGTTCGGGAGCGCGGGTGACGCGGGGAGGCGACCTGCTGCCAGGCGCACTCCGGGAGTCGCTGCAGGCCGGAGCAGGGACAAACGCGGCCCTGGGCGTGCTGCTGGACGATTTCGTCCGGTACCACGCCGTGCTGGTGGGGCTGGGCGGGGCCGTGGCCGCGGCGCTGCTGGTCCTGGGCGGGTGGTGCTCGAGGCGCTCCGGCCGGGTGAATGCAGGTGCGGGCGGCGCCTGGACGTTCGAGCGGCGGGTGTACGTGTCGTTCGGGGGGACCGGAATCGTGAGTGGCCTGCTGATGGCGGTGATCGTCGCGGCGAACGTCTCGACCGTCCTGCATCCCGGGCCGGGGTTCGCGGCCCTGGCAGGCGCACGTCCGCACGCGCAGGCCGGAACGGACCGCGACCGGCTGCAGCGGGCCGTACGGACGTGGCTGGAGTCCGGCCAGCCGGACGTCCCGGCGGTCCTGCGTGACCGGGTGGAGGCGCGCCTCGCGTGGCAGAGGCCGAAGGCCGCGCTGAGCGGGGTGTGCCTCGTGGTGCTCGTGCTGGTCGGACAGCAGGCGTGGCAGGCCCTGATCGCGCGGTCCAGGCGGCGTCCCGGCCGGTGGACGTTCCGTGAGCGGGGCCTGCTGTTCGCCGGAATCGGCGCGGTGCCCGGCGCGCTGCTCGCGGCAGTGATGGCGGTGGCGAACACGCAGGCGAGTCTCGCGCCCCTCACGCTGACCCTGCTGTACGGCTGAAACGCCCCCGCCCGCAGATCTGCGGGCGGGGGCGCTCCTCGCGTGGAGCTTCATCCGGTGTTGATCCGATTCCAGGGATGCCGGAAACAGCAAAGGCGTCCCTTCCACCTCCTGCAGACCGGACTTGTTGGCGCTCGCTTCGCTCGGCTGACCTCCAGGAGTTCAGCTCAGCACCGGATCAGGGGTAGTCGACGACGATGCTGGGAGCACCCACGGCCGCACCGGTGACGGGCGCGCCGGTCGTGTTGACGACGTGGTCGATGGTGCCCGCGCCGAGCTGCACGGTCAGCAGGTCGTGCAGGCGCACGCCGGGCTTCACGGGCACCTCGAAGCCGTGCGTGGCGTGGATCGTCGGGTCGACGTTGGTGAAGATGTAACTGCCCATACCCCAGCCTTCGTGCGTCCGGACGCGGTCTGCCACGCGGTACCCCGCGTACCCGAGGACCGCGCCGTGCTGCCATGCGGCCTGACTGGGGGCGTCGTAGGGCATCTCGTTCTGGAACATCACGGTCCGGCCGCGCTCGCCGTTCCAGACGACCTCGTCCTTCTGGTAGTGCTCGACGAACAGGCCGGTGGCGGTCACGTCGTCGCCGTTCACGATCAGTCCGGTGTCGGCCGTGTTGACGGTCCAGCCGACCCCTTCGCCGTGATCGGCGCGCCATGCCCAGACGTCGTCGAGGAGGGTGCCGTCCGTGTTCACTTCGAGGCTCAGGGTGGCGCGGCCCGCCTGCGCTCCGCCGATCCGGAAGAACACGTCCTGCAGGGCCGTGGGCGTGCGGGCGTCGTCGCCCCGCCCTTCCCGGTCGCGGTCGTCACCGCGGTCGTCGCGCCCGCGGCGGGTGCCGACCCGCAGGAGGACGGGCGAGTTGACGGGACCGGCGTCGAACATCACGCCCGCGATATCGACGCCCGGCACGTCCGAGACGGCCAGCGCGACCACACCGTTCTGTGGGACGAGCGTGGCGACGCCCAGGCCCAGCACGACGGTGCCGGGACGGCGGACGTTCAGGGTCCGGTCGAGGCTGTACACGCCGGGCGTGAGGAGCAGGTTGCGGCCCTGCGCGAGCTGAGCGTTGAGGGTCTGCGCGGAATCCGAAGGCCGCGCGACGTAGAAGTCGCTGATGGGGAGGGACGTGCCTGGCGTCTGGCCGCCCTGCCAGGTGGTGCCGCGGCTGCCTCTTCGGGCGTCCGGCACGAAGACGCGGGTGCTGCCCTGCGCGTCCACGTACAGGTACGGTTTCTCGCGGGAGGCGGGCGTCTGCGCGAGCGTGGTGTACACGCCGCCCGCACCGAAGTTCTGGGCGGGCGCGCCGTTCACCCCGGCGAACACCTGGTTCCACACGCCGTTCGACCAGTCGGTGAGGGCGCTGTCCCGTACGAGGAACTGCTGCTGGCTGCCGTTGATGACGCTGCCCAGGCTGGAGTCCGCGATGAATCCGCCGCTCGCGTACTGTGGTCCGGCGGTGCAGTAGTCCATCAGGGAGAGCTTGCCGCCCGTGATGTTGACGCGCCGCATCGGGGAGGCCTGGGACACCGCCCAGAAGGTCGCGCTGGACCGGCAGCCGTCCAGGCCCAGGACGTTGACGGTGAGGTTCGACACGCTCCGCCAGAAGTTGTTGAGGGCGATGCAGCCGCCCGCGTCGCACTGGTTGTAGGCGTCCACGTGGCCGTTGATGACGACGTCCGTGGGGTTCCGGCCCAGTCCGGCCACCTCGGTGTAGTACCCGACCTGGATGATGAGCGGCTTGTCGGGCGTGCCGTACGTGCCGGGACGGAACAGCAGCGCGTAGCGTTCCCGGCCGAACTGGTTCCCGACCTGCTGCGCGGTGATGGCGTCGACGGCCGCCTGAATGTCGGCGGTCGACATGCTCGGGTCGAAGATCCGGACGTTCGGTCCGAAGTCCGGCGCGCGCAGCTTCTCGGCGCTCAGTGCGGCGCTCCCGGCAGCGTCACCGGTGACCGCGTCCGTCGCCGGGGGCGTCTGCTGCCCGCAGGCGGCGAGGAGTAGGGTCAGGGTGGCCAGCAGGGCGGAGCGGCGACCGGTCCCCCCGGAGGCGTGAACGCGCTTGCGAAGGGAGGCCGGAAAGGCGGGTGCCGGACGGTCAGAGGACATATGGTCTCCTGTCTTACCCTGGAACGAGAACTCTCAGGGGACGTGAACGCGCCTCGCGTCACGCCACCCCACGTGGGCGGGCCGTTCACCACCGCCCCGCGTGCCGGGCGCGGGGGCAGGCCAGGGGACCGGGCAGGTCGGCCTGCCAGGATCCGGGACGACGGGACGCTCCGGTGCAGCTGCGACCGAAAACGCCTTAGCTAAGTGAAGCCTGATGGTGACCCCAAGCATACCAGTCGTCCGGCAGGTCTGCACATCGGCGCCGTCCGGCCACCGGGCCGACTTCCGGTCCGGAGGCGGAGCGTTCCTTCCCCGCACGGCCCCTCAGCTTCCAGTGGACGTGCCGGCGTGCAGGGCGTCCAGGCAGGCCTGCAGGGCGTCCCAGGTGTGCGCGGCGTTCAGGGCGAAACGCACGCGGGCACGGCCGTCCGGCACGGTGGGCGGGCGGATGGCGACAGCCGCGAAACCCTGCTCGCGCAGCTGCGCGGCGCGCGCCAGGGTGGGCTGTTCCCCGCCCAGCACGACGGGAACGACGTGGCTCTCGCTGCCCGCAAGGTCATGCCCGGCGAGCGTGAGCGCCTGACGGAAGCGTGCGGCGTTCGCGTGCAGGGCGCGGCGCGCGCCGTCCATGTCGCGCGCGTGCAGGACGTTCAGGAGGCTGACGGCCGTGTTGGCGGGCGGGAGGCCCGTCGTGAAGATGAAGCTCCGCGCCGTGTTCACGAGGTAACGGATGAGGGTGCGGTCCCCGGCGACGTACGCGCCGACACTGCCGTAC
The window above is part of the Deinococcus aquiradiocola genome. Proteins encoded here:
- a CDS encoding IclR family transcriptional regulator — protein: MSENVQSVERALDIINTIVAANRSLSIAELSQNMGLAPSTIHRILQTLTAKNYVYQDPQSKRYDIGPEIVDISSALYLRYDLVRRIRPYLQMLVELTGETAHVAQLNGTTAMYLSQVEPLSMVRMFTTPGSIAPLHCSDVGKVFLADLPAARVEEIVRKTGLPVRTPHTITDPVGLTAELQRVRADGYAIDDEEREMGVRCLSAGILNGAGKVIAAIGVAGPTNRLSRSRIDEVSAAVVSMADRSANDLIRQPAVPDHVER
- a CDS encoding M24 family metallopeptidase, which translates into the protein MTQPDARLEITPDEYRQRRERLCLLLQAQGLDAVCVFAPVRVAYLSGFFFSATERPIALIVTASGEVAALLPRLEVSHYELQGPGGTLLEVYAEYPGGGSGRHPMRHLQDLLTRLGLQDRRVAADVDGYEHRWGYRGPALSEVLGRPVPSALALIDDLRAVKSSAEIALMREACRWGDHAHRLMQDGLHVGAQELLVSHAASLQATEDLLGTLGGRYVPKSREGMPANAMFIRGANTAHPHGLHQAGPVQRGDVLVTGAYGIIGGYESELERTMIVGDPGPDVARYFGAMLTAQQVAFGALRPGRTCAEVEADVRRFIRDELGMDGLVRHHTGHAFGLEGHEHPFLDLDDHSVIVPGMVFSVEPGLYVPDVAGFRHSDTVVVTATGNERLSLYPRDLASLTVPVPG
- a CDS encoding GGDEF domain-containing protein, yielding MNVTVADAQQAWDLRFSAPAAVHAWLRSVPHADATSVQVLAVEAFLEWRRGQIRQALSMVRQAEEALSGDGQTVWHGRLLNLHAVLLYISGDIARCVTLLQEQLSLGQRLQDAELQALALNDLGAIMAWNSASSAYDYYRQAADLVTDGSPAMTAIRGLITANMAGVHHHQGEFALAAPLVDLAEALILDAHAMMLWPWCVNLQIAQATHAGRYGQARQLLNAALARLDERSEFMGEALHMLWLTAARLELQLGDPGQAMIWLGRLQDEDALRGDARLHLLDLTASIHAGLGDHAQAYRSMRTLLETLLKQYQHERVTLVSRLELHRVTEAAQLQAQEARQVTSALMVRLDEVQSIKGHYERLSVTDALTGLSNRRQFDRDLPFLADDDGLLMIDIDHFKRINDTFGHQTGDEVLRDVAVAIRGALRPGDRAYRYGGEEFAVILKGAGHTQLSTVAERLRLAVALGRHDPAGAVTVSVGGVLVDAVTGADAVRHADTALYAAKQAGRNRTRLTPAEPGSAVREAGRSAGDRNGE
- a CDS encoding DUF808 domain-containing protein, yielding MSGGLVALLDDVAAIARLAAASIDDIGAAAGKASVKAIGVVVDDTAVAPTYVTGFSPDRELPIILQIARGSLRNKVVFILPAALLLSQFLPWSLTPLLMVGGAYLCFEGAEKVYEALSGGHEESRDPEVLSSAEHERKMVSGAIRTDFILSAEIMAISLAEVADEPFFSRALILVVVAVLITALVYGVVGVIVKMDDLGLRLARSGSGAARAFGRGLVKGMPVVMSALSVIGTAAMLWVGGHILIDGLNKLGVTGPAHLLHGWSLAAGHAVPALEGVLEWLVETLGSAVVGAAVGGLIVLILHLMPARRTAH
- a CDS encoding sulfocyanin-like copper-binding protein — protein: MLTLSISSASAASYVSSNASTKTATITVDAGQGAAGGGLNFNGAVKGAKSFTVPAGWNVVMKFKNMGSFGHSATVVKGSTPPASVTEKTVAFPGAYTKMLMQGLGMNAADTVKFKATTAGSYLIICGVPGHALGGQYLGLKVVAGAKAATYQ
- a CDS encoding isocitrate lyase/PEP mutase family protein, yielding MMTPTTADQARRLLDLHTQPDILVLPNVWDVVSAQVIAATPGVQALATASHSIASTFGYPDGERIPLDLHLDMVRRIVQAVSLPVSMDMEAGYGNPGETARRAIEIGVVGGNLEDGMRPLGEAVAAVQAVMEAGRAAGVDFVLNARTDAVAHARPDQSRSEVIREAITRGLAFLEAGAPVVFVPGLVARGEIQEVSDALGPQKLTLISVPGASLAARELQTLGVARLSTGPFTQRVALTALQDAAAELIAGGTLPATTRPLN